ACAGGAAAGGACGGCCTTCGCTGCTGGTTTCGGATTCGAGGCGGATGCCGCTGAGCATCATATTGCGGTCAACGTCTTTCATCATGTCGTAAACGCTCAAGAGTGCCAGATTGAGGCCGGTCAGGGCTTCGGTGGCAATGCTGCCGTTGCTGTGCGCTTGGACGGTCAATGTGGCTTTCAGGCAGGCCAGCTCGACGTTAATATCGAAATCAACCTGCACGCCGATGATGCGGCCGGGCAGGTGCAGCGGAATCAGGTTGCCGCTTTGTTTGATGTTTTGAATGGCGGCAACGCGGGCGATGGTCAGGATGCTTGCCTTTTCGGTTGCATTCTCTATCAACACCCGTACCGCCTGCTGGCTCATGTTGATGGTGCCGACGGCGACGGCGGTGTGTTGCTCAGGAAAATCGGGCTGGTTGGGGAATTCAATCATGGGGTTCTCGCCTCTGTTTTGACAGTCAATATTTTACGGCATTTTACAGACACCGGCCACGCGGCGGATACGGACGGCCGTTTTCCGGTTTGAAATGTATCGGACGGCAGCATTGGCAGTTTACAAAAATTTGCTATACAATGGATTCGGGACAAACCCAAATTAACATTTAAATAAGAGAAAAATCATGCAACTGCATATCTTAAACAATCCCAAAGATGCCGCTTTGGCAGCGGATGCGGAATTTTTAAAACAGTCTCTGTTCAATCTGCTGCATGAAGAAGCATCGCCTTTGGTGGTCGAAACCGTTAAGTTGTTATCGACTTCAGACGACAGCGCCGCCTTGATTGAGAAGGTGTTGCCGCAACTGGACGAACAGCAAACCCACGATTTAACCCTGGCCTGCGGCCTGTTCGCACAAATTCTGAACATCGCCGAAGACGTGCACCACGAACGCCGCCGCCAAATCCACGAAGATGCAGGACACAACAGCGCCGAAGGCAGCCTGACGGAAACCGTGCGCAAGCTCAAAGCCGGAAAAGTCAACGGCAAAGCGGTGCAACAACAACTGGACAACACGGTCGTTACCGCCGTTTTGACCGCGCACCCGACCGAGGTGCAACGCCAAACCGTCTTGAGCTTCAACCGCCGCATCCGCGCGCTGCTGCCGCAACGCGAACGCTGCACTAATCCTGATGCACTGGCTCAATTGCGCCGCGAAATCGACACAGTCCTTTTGGGCTTGTGGCAGACCAGCGAAACGCGCCGCCACAAACTCAGCGTCAACGACGAGATCAACAACGGTGTATCCATCTTCCCGATGAGCTTCTTTGAAGCCCTGCCTAAACTCTACCGCACAATGGAACGCGATTTTCAGACGGCCTATCCCGGTGTCCGCGTTCCGAATATTCTCAAAATCGGCGGCTGGATCGGCGGCGACCGCGACGGCAACCCGTTCGTTTCTGCCGAAACCTTGCGTTTTGCGTTCAGACGGCATGCCGACGCCGTATTCCGTTTCTATCGCGGCGAACTCGACAAACTCTACCGCGAATTGCCGCTCTCCATCCGCCGCGTCAAAGTCAACGACGACGTGATGGCACTTTCCGCCCAGTCTCCCGATGAAGAAATCGCCCGCGCCGAAGAACCCTACCGCCGCGCCATCGCCTACATCATGGCACGCGCTATGGGCAAGGCACGTTCACTCGGTTTGGGCATGGGCTGCAAATTCGGCTTCCTCGAGCCTTATGCCACGGTTGAAGAGTTCCTCAACGACCTGAAAAAACTGCAACGCTCGCTCCACGAAAACGGCAGCCAACTGCTGGCAGAAGGCCGTCTGGCCGACATTATCCGCAGCGTGTCCGTGTTCGGTTTCCACATGATGCCGCTCGACCTGCGCCAACACGCAGGCAAACACGCCGATGTGGTTGCCGAACTTTTCCAACACGCAGGTTTGGAAGACTACAACAGCCTGAACGAAGAGCAAAAACAAGCCGCCCTGTTGCGCGAATTGAGCCATCAACGCCCGCTATACAGCCCGTTCATCACATACAGCGACCATACCCGTCACGAACTGGCGATTTTCAACGAAGCGCGCAAAATCAAAGACGAATTCGGCGAAGATGCCGTTACGCAAAGCATTATTTCCAACTGCGAACAACCCAGCGACCTGCTCGCCTTGGCATTGCTGCTGAAAGAAAGCGGCCTGTTGACAGTGGGAAACGGCAAACCGCGCAGCCGCATCAACATCGTGCCTCTGTTTGAAACCATCGAAGCGCTCGAAAACGCTTGCCCGGTCATGGAAACCATGTTCCGCCTCGACTGGTATGACGCCCTGCTCGAAAGCCGCGGCAACATTCAAGAAATCATGCTCGGCTACTCCGACTCCAACAAAGACGGCGGCTACGTTACCAGCTCATGGTGTCTGTATCAGGCCGAATTGGGCTTAGTCGAACTCTTCAAAAAATACAATGTCCGCATGCGCCTGTTCCACGGCCGCGGCGGCAGCGTAGGTCGCGGCGGCGGCCCGTCTTACCAAGCCATTTTGGCGCAACCTGCAGGCAGCGTTGCCGGACAAATCCGCATTACCGAGCAAGGCGAAGTCATTACCGCCAAATACGCCGACCCAGGCAATGCCCAACGCAACTTGGAAACCTTGGTTGCCGCGACTTTGGAAGCCAGTATCCTGCCGGATAAAAAAGACCCTGATGCCAAACTGATGCAGGATTTGTCGGACGTATCGTTCAAATACTACCGCGAACTGATTACCCACCCCGACTTTATCGACTACTTCCTGCAAACCAGCCCGATTCAGGAAATCGCCACCCTCAACCTCGGCAGCCGTCCCGCCAGCCGTAAAACCCTGGCGCGGATTCAGGACTTGCGCGCGATTCCGTGGGTATTCTCCTGGATGCAAAACCGCCTCATGCTGCCGGCTTGGTACGGTTTCGGCAGCGCAGTGGAAACCTTGTGCGAAGGCAAACCCGAAACCCTCGCCGCCCTGCGCGAACACGCCCAAAACAACCCGTTCTTCCAAGCTATGCTCTCCAATATGGAGCAAGTGATGGCGAAAACCGACATCACCTTGGCGGAAAACTATGCCGGCTTGAGCGAATCGCCCGATAAAGCAAAAGTCATCTTCGGCATGATCAAGGAAGAATACCAACGCAGCCGCAAAGCACTGCTCGACCTGCTGCAAACCGAAGAGCTCCTGCGCGACAACCGCAGCCTTGCCCGTTCGCTTGCCTTGAGGATTCCATACCTGAACGCCCTCAACGGCCTGCAAGTCGCCATGCTCAAACGCCTGCGCAAAGAGCCCGACAATCCGCACGCCCTGCTGATGGTTCACTTGACCATCAACGGCGTAGCGCAAGGTTTGCGTAATACCGGTTAAAGCAGTACGGAAAAAAGGCCGTCTGAAACAGTTTTCAGACGGCCTTTCAACCAACTGCGAACCATAGCAAAGGCTTTATCCATAAGCCTCATAATGTTTTTCAACCTGCTTGCCACTCTTACCCTATTCATTTAACTTGCCCGTATTTCGGACTATTTTGGGCAATAGCAGATAACCCGCTACAAAATCAATGTGCTCAATGAAGCATGGCAACCGCTTCAGCACGATGATAGTCAACTACTGACATACCTTAATGCGGCACTGCCCCATATCGCAGCACAATAAGCTTTCAGACCACCCAGAGGCCGTCTGAAAAATAAAAACACCTCACACCAAGGCAACCATCATTATGTTTGACATTGTATTTATCTTGTTATTCGGCAGACTTCAGCCCCACAAAACAGCCGATTCATCCGACACGCCTGTCACTTTTGGGAGTTCGGCGGCAGGCTCGGCTTTAATTTATTTATGCATACGCATAGGGACAATCATCCTTTATGGGTCGATTTCCGAAGCCATTGACAGCCTCCCCCTCATTCTGTTTCAAACAATCTGCATGTTCGGCTGTCTGGTTTTGTATTTCAAAATGTTGCGTACCGCATCCGACCCGAAATACCGTCAGATGATTTATTGGGTACTGGGCATTCTTTTAGGTTTAATCTTAAGCCTCCTGTCCGTAAAATTGTTTTATTTAATGGCTTTATTCATTTACTCATTCTTCGGAAGAACAATAGGCTGAATGCCTGCCCCTCTTTTTTCAGACGGCCTTTTATTATAAGAACACACCAGCATTGCGGCTGTTTTGAGTACCTCCACAATATGCTATAATCCGCCGTTAAACTTTTATCTTTTCAGGAAAAACCATGAGCTTGAAATGCGGCATCGTCGGTTTGCCCAACGTCGGCAAATCCACCCTCTTTAATGCGCTGACCCAATCGGGTATCGAAGCGGCAAACTATCCTTTCTGTACCATCGAACCCAACGTCGGCATCGTTGAAGTCCCCGATCCGCGCATGGCCGAATTGGCAAAAATCGTCAATCCGCAAAAAATGCAGCCTGCCATCGTCGAATTCGTCGACATCGCCGGTTTGGTCGCAGGCGCGAGCAAAGGCGAAGGCTTGGGCAACCAGTTCCTCGCCAACATCCGCGAGACTGACGCGATTGTTAACGTCGTACGTTGCTTTGACGACGACAACATCGTTCACGTTGCAGGCAAAGTCGATCCGATTGCCGACATCGAAACCATCGGTACCGAATTGGCACTTGCCGACCTCGCCAGCGTCGAAAAAGCCATCGTCCGCGAAGAAAAACGCGCCCGCTCAGGCGACAAAGACGCGCAAAAACTGGTCGAGCTGTGCAAAAAACTGCTGCCGCATCTGGACGAAGGCAAACCCGTCCGCTCCTTCGGTTTGGACGCGGAAGAACTCGCCATGCTCAAGCCGCTGTTCCTGCTGACCGCCAAACCTGCCATGTACGTCGGCAACGTTTCCGAAGACGGTTTTGAAAACAATCCGCACCTCGACCGCCTGAAAGAATTGGCTGAAAAAGAAAACGCGCCTGTCGTTGCCGTTTGCGCCGCGATGGAAAGCGAAATCGCCGAGTTGGAAGACGATGAAAAAGCCGAATTCCTCGCCGAAATGGGCTTGGAAGAACCGGGCCTGAACCGCCTGATTCGTGCCGGCTACGACCTCTTGGGCCTGCAAACCTACTTCACCGCCGGCGTGAAAGAAGTCCGCGCCTGGACTATCCACAAAGGCGACACTGCGCCGCAAGCCGCCGGCGTGATTCACACCGACTTTGAACGCGGCTTCATCCGCGCCCAAGTTATCTCCTACGAAGACTTCATCGCTTTAGGCGGCGAAGCCAAGGCCAAAGAAGCCGGCAAAATGCGTGTGGAAGGCAAAGAATACGTCGTACAAGACGGCGATGTGATGCACTTCCTGTTTAACGTATAAACCCGGTAAAACGCTTTTTCAGACGGCCTTTTCTAAGATTAAGGCCGTCTGAATTTATTTTCAGACGGCCTCACGTCTTGAAATATCAAAAAAACAAGACATTATCTCCATAATAAATACGGGCATAGCCCGTAATTTTTCTTTCTTAAAATCTCCCATTTCTTACCGACGCCTCACCTAAAAATAGCGTAAGGTTACATCATCAATAACAATATCATTGATATGACAATAAATAATTAAACAATACCACATCGTATTGATTCATTATAAAAACAACATATTAAATATTATGTTGAAACTATCAACTTTATTCCTACTCTAATCCATTACTATTCAAACGCATATCATCAGCAATCATTCTAAGAAGGCAAACAAACTGCCCTGTTCCGACAAACGATGGCCGACCTCCGAAATACTGCCATTCTCGGCAGGAATCACTTTTCAGACGACGCCATTAATATAAACTAATTAAAATCAAAATATTATGAGCAAAGTTTTATCTTACCGCCCAGATATTGATACATTGCGTGCCGTTGCTGTTCTATCCGTTGTCGTTTTCCATATTGAAAAAAACTGGCTGCCTGGCGGCTTTCTTGGTGTTGATATCTTTTTTGTCATTTCCGGCTTTCTGATCACGATGATTATCCATCGTGAAATGAGCAGTGGGATTTTCTCGTTCAAAAAGTTTTACATCCGCCGTATCAAGCGGATACTGCCCGCATTTTTTACCGTATTGACGGTAACGCTGATATGCGGCTTTCTTTTATTCACCAAAGATGATTTTTCCCTTTTATGGAGGACGGCACTGTCCACCTTGGGTTTCATCTCTAATATCTTTTTTGCAAAGGGTCAGGGCTATTTCGATCCCATACAAGAAGAAAAACCTTTGCTTCACATTTGGTCTTTATCGGTCGAAGAGCAATATTATTTCGTCTTTCCGATATTGCTGTTATTGGTTGTCCGCAAAAGTTGGCGCACCCAATTTGCCTTCCTCATCACGCTATGCGTATTCAGCATTTTGGCTTCTTTTATACCGACTTCGCTGGATAAATATTACCTGCCCCATCTGCGCGCCTGCGAAATGCTGATCGGCTCATTAACAGCCGTGTGGATGCAATACCGGCAACAGCAAGGGCTGGATACCGGCAAACCATATGCAGCGGCAGGCGCATTACTTTCCGTCTGCGTACTGTTTGCCTGCCTGTTTGCCTATACGGAAAAAACCGCCTATTTCCCGGGACCTGCCGCCATCATTCCTTGTTTGGCCGCCGCCGCATTCATTTATTTCAATCAATTTGAACACCGGCTGAAAAAATTCTTCCAATGGAAGATTACTGTCGGCATAGGCTTGATTTCCTATTCGCTGTATCTGTGGCATTGGCCTGTATTGGCTTTTATGAGATACATAGGTTCAAACAATCTGCCTTCGTATTCGACTGCGGCCGCGATTGTCTTAATGTTTGCACTCTCTCTGCTTTCTTATTATTTTGTCGAGAAGCCGTTTAAAAAGTGGAAAGGCTCTTTTGCCCAGTCTGTGGCATGGATTTATGCCGTCCCCATGCTTGTTTTGGCCATTACGCCTTTTCTTGCCATGAAGCTCCCGTTTATGGAGCAGTACGACCGTATGGGATTGGCGCGTTCCTACACTTCTTGCCACAACAATACCGACAAACAATGTGTTTGGGGCGATACCGACAAACAGCCGGAATTACTGATTTTGGGCGATTCGCATGCCGACCAATATAAAACGTTTTTTGATACCGTCGGCAAAAAAGAAAAATGGTCGGCAACGATGGTTACTGCGGACAGTTGTGCCTATGTAGAAGATTATGCTGCCCCCGTATTCAAACAAAACGCCTCATGCCGTGCCGTTTATGAGTATGCCAAAGAGCATCTGCCCCAATACTCAAAAGTGCTTTTGGCCATGCGCTGGGGCAGCCAAATGCCTGAAAACAGCCACTCCCTTGCTTACGATACCGATTTTTTCAAAAAATTCGACCTCATGTTGCAAAAACTTTCTTCGGAAAAACAAGCGGTTTACCTGATGATAGACAACCCTAATCTGTCATACAACGGCTTACGTGCCTATATTCTGTCTTACCGCATACCGGGATTTAGTCAGAATCTTGCCATTGATGAAACAGTCACTTCAAAAGGAAATGAACGCATCAAAGAATTGGCAGAAAAATATGCCAATGTGCACATTATCGATGCTACTGCCTATATTCCGGAGAACTTCAAAATCAACGGATTGCCGGTTTATTCCGATAGAGACCACATCAACCCTTACGGCGGTAGAGAACTGGCCAAGCGTTTTTCTGAAAAACACACGCTTCTTCAGTAAGCCATAGCCATTCATCCGATGAAATTTGCTACAATTAGCAGTTTGTAAAACTGCTAATTTTTTTGGAAGACATCAATGAGCGTCATCAAAGACCTACAATCGCGTGGCTTAATCGCGCAAACTACCGACATCGAAGCCTTAGACGCTTTGTTAAACGAACAAAAAATTTCCCTCTATTGCGGTTTTGACCCGACGGCCGACAGCCTGCACATCGGCCACTTGCTGCCTGTATTGGCATTGCGCCGTTTCCAACAAGCCGGCCATACGCCGATTGCTTTGGTGGGCGGCGCGACCGGTATGATCGGCGACCCAAGCTTTAAAGCGACAGAACGCAGCTTGAATTCCGCCGAAACCGTTGCCGGCTGGGTAGAAAGCATCCGCAACCAACTGAAACCGTTTTTGAGCTTTGAAGGCGATAACGCTGCTATTATGGCCAACAACGCCGACTGGTTCGGCAGCATGAACTGCCTCGACTTCCTGCGCGACATCGGCAAGCATTTTTCCGTCAACGCTATGCTGAACAAAGAGTCCGTCAAACAGCGTATCGAGCGCGACGATGTGGGCATTTCCTTCACCGAGTTCGCCTACTCCCTGCTGCAAGGCTACGACTTTGCCGAATTGAACAAACGCCACGGCGCGGTTTTGGAAATCGGCGGTTCCGACCAATGGGGCAACATCACTGCCGGTATCGACCTGACCCGCCGTCTGCACCAAAAACAAGTATTCGGCCTGACCCTGCCTTTGGTAACCAAATCAGACGGCACCAAATTCGGCAAAACCGAAGGCGGCGCGGTATGGCTGAACGCGAAGAAAACCTCGCCGTATCAGTTCTACCAATTCTGGCTGAAAGTGGCCGATGCCGATGTGTATAAATTCCTGAAATACTTTACCTTCCTGTCTATCGAAGAAATCGATGCCATCGAAGCCAAAGACAAAGCCAGCGGCACCAAGCCAGAAGCGCAACGCATTCTTGCCGAGGAAATGACCCGTCTGATTCACGGCGAAGAAGCCCTTGCCGCCGCCCAACGCATTTCTGAAAGCCTGTTTGCCGAAGACCAAAGCAGCCTGACCGAAAGCGACTTTGAACAGCTCGCTCTCGACGGCCTGCCGACTTTTGAAGTTTCCGAGAGCCTCAACGTGGTTGAGACTTTGGTAAAAACCGGTTTGGCATCTTCCAACAAAGAAGCGCGCGGCTTTGTAAACAGCAAAGCGGTTTTGCTCAACGGCAAACCTGCCGAAGCCAACAATCCGAACCATGCCGCTGAAAAACCTGACGACGCCTACATGCTGACCGACGAACACAAACGTTTCGGCAAATACACCATCGTCCGCCGCGGCAAACGCAACCACGCTTTGTTGGTTTGGAAATAATCTTTAAACATTAAACGCATCGTTTAAAACAATCATGCCGTCTGAAATCAGCCCACGCTTTTTTCAGACGGCATTTTTTATTGATGATATTCAATTCTCCCAAAAAGAAAGGGCAGGTATTACACCTGCCCTTCTATTAAATAATCCAATTTTTTAAGCAACTTTTATCGCGCGATTACTGCAAACGCTCATTTTCTTGACGGACGGCATTCACCACATCCGCACCAAACAAAGCGTTGACATCGGTTTCATCAAACACATACTTGCTATGGCAGAAATCGCAATCAATTTGAATACTGCCTTGTTCTGCCACCACGCCGCCGACTTCCTGACCGCCAAGCATCAACAGCATATCGCTGACTTTACCGCGGGAACAGGTGCAGGCAAATTCAATGGCTTCCGGTTCAAAAACGCGGGGCGGGGTTTCATGGTAAAGGCGGTAAAGGGCGTGATGAGCGTCCAAACCGGTCAATTCTTGCGGAGTAAGCGTTTGCGCAAGCGTGGTCACATGTTCCCACGCAGCATCATCCAATTCTTCTTCCGGCAGACGTTGCAGCAACAATGCGCCTGCGGCTTGGTCATCGGCGGCAAGCGTAATATAGGTATCGAGCTGCTCGGAACGTTTCATATAGTTGACCAACATTTGCGCAATGCTGTCGCCTTCCAGCGGTACAACACCTTGCCAAGGGTCAGCATCTTTAGGCTGATGAGTCAAAACGAACACGCTGTTTTTGCCCAACAGCGCAGTCAGGCTTTCGTCATCACGGATTTCAGCGGTTTCGTCCCAACGCGCGGTAGCACGGACAGTATTTTCAGAAGTCGCTTCCACCACCAACATTTTCAGACGGCCCTGACCTTGAACCTGAACAATCAGCGTGCCTTCGTTTTTAAGGTTGGCAGACAATAAAGAGCCGGCGGCCAACAACTCGCCCAAAGCGCGGCGGATGGCGACAGGATAATGTTTTTGGTTGACGATGTGGTGCCAAACCTTTTCGAGGCGGATGTGCATACCGCGGATAGGCATATCGTCAAAGATAAAGCGTGTACGGATATCGCTGTGATTTTGTGTCATGTCAGTCTCTGAAAATAAATCAATGAATGCCGCTTATATGGTTGCAGCGGCGGATAAATCAAGCGAAACCGCGCCTGATGTTTTTCTAGTTCTTTTGGAAACAAGGGTTTAACGCAAAATAACAGCAGTTTTTTTGCCAAAAAG
This region of Neisseria subflava genomic DNA includes:
- a CDS encoding cyclic pyranopterin monophosphate synthase MoaC, which translates into the protein MIEFPNQPDFPEQHTAVAVGTINMSQQAVRVLIENATEKASILTIARVAAIQNIKQSGNLIPLHLPGRIIGVQVDFDINVELACLKATLTVQAHSNGSIATEALTGLNLALLSVYDMMKDVDRNMMLSGIRLESETSSEGRPFLFDNAYENINF
- the ppc gene encoding phosphoenolpyruvate carboxylase; translation: MQLHILNNPKDAALAADAEFLKQSLFNLLHEEASPLVVETVKLLSTSDDSAALIEKVLPQLDEQQTHDLTLACGLFAQILNIAEDVHHERRRQIHEDAGHNSAEGSLTETVRKLKAGKVNGKAVQQQLDNTVVTAVLTAHPTEVQRQTVLSFNRRIRALLPQRERCTNPDALAQLRREIDTVLLGLWQTSETRRHKLSVNDEINNGVSIFPMSFFEALPKLYRTMERDFQTAYPGVRVPNILKIGGWIGGDRDGNPFVSAETLRFAFRRHADAVFRFYRGELDKLYRELPLSIRRVKVNDDVMALSAQSPDEEIARAEEPYRRAIAYIMARAMGKARSLGLGMGCKFGFLEPYATVEEFLNDLKKLQRSLHENGSQLLAEGRLADIIRSVSVFGFHMMPLDLRQHAGKHADVVAELFQHAGLEDYNSLNEEQKQAALLRELSHQRPLYSPFITYSDHTRHELAIFNEARKIKDEFGEDAVTQSIISNCEQPSDLLALALLLKESGLLTVGNGKPRSRINIVPLFETIEALENACPVMETMFRLDWYDALLESRGNIQEIMLGYSDSNKDGGYVTSSWCLYQAELGLVELFKKYNVRMRLFHGRGGSVGRGGGPSYQAILAQPAGSVAGQIRITEQGEVITAKYADPGNAQRNLETLVAATLEASILPDKKDPDAKLMQDLSDVSFKYYRELITHPDFIDYFLQTSPIQEIATLNLGSRPASRKTLARIQDLRAIPWVFSWMQNRLMLPAWYGFGSAVETLCEGKPETLAALREHAQNNPFFQAMLSNMEQVMAKTDITLAENYAGLSESPDKAKVIFGMIKEEYQRSRKALLDLLQTEELLRDNRSLARSLALRIPYLNALNGLQVAMLKRLRKEPDNPHALLMVHLTINGVAQGLRNTG
- the ychF gene encoding redox-regulated ATPase YchF — its product is MSLKCGIVGLPNVGKSTLFNALTQSGIEAANYPFCTIEPNVGIVEVPDPRMAELAKIVNPQKMQPAIVEFVDIAGLVAGASKGEGLGNQFLANIRETDAIVNVVRCFDDDNIVHVAGKVDPIADIETIGTELALADLASVEKAIVREEKRARSGDKDAQKLVELCKKLLPHLDEGKPVRSFGLDAEELAMLKPLFLLTAKPAMYVGNVSEDGFENNPHLDRLKELAEKENAPVVAVCAAMESEIAELEDDEKAEFLAEMGLEEPGLNRLIRAGYDLLGLQTYFTAGVKEVRAWTIHKGDTAPQAAGVIHTDFERGFIRAQVISYEDFIALGGEAKAKEAGKMRVEGKEYVVQDGDVMHFLFNV
- the hslO gene encoding Hsp33 family molecular chaperone HslO — protein: MTQNHSDIRTRFIFDDMPIRGMHIRLEKVWHHIVNQKHYPVAIRRALGELLAAGSLLSANLKNEGTLIVQVQGQGRLKMLVVEATSENTVRATARWDETAEIRDDESLTALLGKNSVFVLTHQPKDADPWQGVVPLEGDSIAQMLVNYMKRSEQLDTYITLAADDQAAGALLLQRLPEEELDDAAWEHVTTLAQTLTPQELTGLDAHHALYRLYHETPPRVFEPEAIEFACTCSRGKVSDMLLMLGGQEVGGVVAEQGSIQIDCDFCHSKYVFDETDVNALFGADVVNAVRQENERLQ
- a CDS encoding acyltransferase family protein, whose protein sequence is MSKVLSYRPDIDTLRAVAVLSVVVFHIEKNWLPGGFLGVDIFFVISGFLITMIIHREMSSGIFSFKKFYIRRIKRILPAFFTVLTVTLICGFLLFTKDDFSLLWRTALSTLGFISNIFFAKGQGYFDPIQEEKPLLHIWSLSVEEQYYFVFPILLLLVVRKSWRTQFAFLITLCVFSILASFIPTSLDKYYLPHLRACEMLIGSLTAVWMQYRQQQGLDTGKPYAAAGALLSVCVLFACLFAYTEKTAYFPGPAAIIPCLAAAAFIYFNQFEHRLKKFFQWKITVGIGLISYSLYLWHWPVLAFMRYIGSNNLPSYSTAAAIVLMFALSLLSYYFVEKPFKKWKGSFAQSVAWIYAVPMLVLAITPFLAMKLPFMEQYDRMGLARSYTSCHNNTDKQCVWGDTDKQPELLILGDSHADQYKTFFDTVGKKEKWSATMVTADSCAYVEDYAAPVFKQNASCRAVYEYAKEHLPQYSKVLLAMRWGSQMPENSHSLAYDTDFFKKFDLMLQKLSSEKQAVYLMIDNPNLSYNGLRAYILSYRIPGFSQNLAIDETVTSKGNERIKELAEKYANVHIIDATAYIPENFKINGLPVYSDRDHINPYGGRELAKRFSEKHTLLQ
- the tyrS gene encoding tyrosine--tRNA ligase encodes the protein MSVIKDLQSRGLIAQTTDIEALDALLNEQKISLYCGFDPTADSLHIGHLLPVLALRRFQQAGHTPIALVGGATGMIGDPSFKATERSLNSAETVAGWVESIRNQLKPFLSFEGDNAAIMANNADWFGSMNCLDFLRDIGKHFSVNAMLNKESVKQRIERDDVGISFTEFAYSLLQGYDFAELNKRHGAVLEIGGSDQWGNITAGIDLTRRLHQKQVFGLTLPLVTKSDGTKFGKTEGGAVWLNAKKTSPYQFYQFWLKVADADVYKFLKYFTFLSIEEIDAIEAKDKASGTKPEAQRILAEEMTRLIHGEEALAAAQRISESLFAEDQSSLTESDFEQLALDGLPTFEVSESLNVVETLVKTGLASSNKEARGFVNSKAVLLNGKPAEANNPNHAAEKPDDAYMLTDEHKRFGKYTIVRRGKRNHALLVWK